In Raphanus sativus cultivar WK10039 chromosome 5, ASM80110v3, whole genome shotgun sequence, the following proteins share a genomic window:
- the LOC108861929 gene encoding GATA transcription factor 8 translates to MFGQSFPDDLDCGNFFDNMDDILDFPGCDMDVGFNIGDSDSFPNIWTTHQDTWPAASDPLFSCNAKSDSSPELYVPFEDIVKVEKPASFVEESLVEKKEDTFSTNTDSSSSHSHFRSSSPVSVLESSSSSSQTTNTTSLVLSGKHGRPRTKRPRPPVQEMDRANVCGADSRLIVRIPKQFLSDHSKMITKKKKKKAKVISSSSSSGIDLETNGSNNVDSYDSEQHPVRKCMHCEVTKTPQWRLGPMGPKTLCNACGVRYKSGRLFPEYRPANSPTFTPALHSNSHKKVAEMRSKRCSYANEENDLQDLIPNNAYIGVD, encoded by the exons ATGTTTGGACAAAGCTTCCCGGATGATCTTGATTGTGGCAACTTCTTTGACAACATGGACGACATTCTTGACTTTCCCGGTTGTGATATGGATGTCGGTTTCAACATCGGTGACTCCGACTCTTTCCCTAACATCTGGACCACTCATCAAGACACATGGCCCGCCGCTTCTGACCCTCTCTTCTCTTGCAACGCAAAATCTGACTCATCACCTGAGCTCTATGTTCCG TTTGAGGATATTGTTAAGGTGGAAAAGCCAGCAAGCTTTGTAGAGGAGTCTTTGGTTGAGAAGAAGGAAGATACGTTTTCCACAAACACGGATTCATCGTCTTCTCATAGCCATTTCAGGAGCTCAAGTCCAGTGTCGGTACTCGAGAGCAGCTCCTCCTCGTCTCAGACGACCAACACAACCTCGCTTGTCCTCTCTGGAAAGCACGGTCGTCCACGCACAAAACGCCCTCGTCCACCGGTCCAGGAGATGGATAGAGCCAATGTTTGCGGGGCGGACTCGCGTCTCATCGTTAGAATACCAAAGCAGTTTctctctgaccacagcaagatgatcaccaagaagaagaagaagaaggccaaggttatttcttcctcttcttcgtcGGGGATTGATCTTGAAACCAATGGAAGCAACAACGTTGATTCGTATGATTCAGAGCAGCATCCGGTTAGGAAATGTATGCACTGTGAGGTTACCAAGACTCCACAGTGGAGGCTTGGGCCTATGGGCCCAAAGACGCTTTGCAACGCGTGTGGCGTGcgttacaagtctggaaggctTTTCCCGGAGTACCGTCCAGCTAATAGTCCAACATTCACTCCAGCTCTCCACTCAAACTCACACAAGAAGGTGGCTGAAATGAGAAGCAAGAGGTGCAGCTACGCAAATGAAGAGAATGATCTGCAAGATTTGATTCCGAACAATGCCTACATTGGCGTGGACTAA